From Triticum urartu cultivar G1812 chromosome 2, Tu2.1, whole genome shotgun sequence, a single genomic window includes:
- the LOC125541376 gene encoding GDSL esterase/lipase At4g10955-like has translation MASNVDLADRFDVSGPTHIMSRSGAGPSSPTMIDWNNEEDRRCVAACVVKGTYILENDRTMCRVHAEALAPPWWESFHFRLSGVLTEESFRRKCDKLIFGAIYENVPVAGGRRHPSAPQYIVAFRGTMLPHPKAIHDLFLDFKIMANTLSDSKRSELAHRAVDTLLATIARGKAGSEGSGVVWLAGHSLGASLALEVGRTMMAEQGRSLPTFLFNPPHVSPIPAINVMLPSEGVRRELLAKSNLVKAGLGLVLSPHRKRMERLFERLSPWAPNLYVHERDVICQGFIGYFEQRQQLEERCRGAKSATTLSYRDMLFSALGKEKERPHLLPSATLWKNSSMDRNANLLQQSLAAHELQQWWKSDADLRLSDRRYSFA, from the exons ATGGCTTCCAACGTCGACCTCGCGGACCGCTTCGATGTCTCTGGGCCGACGCACATCATGTCTCGATCCGGCGCCGGCCCTTCTTCTCCAACGATGATTGACTG GAACAATGAGGAGGATCGTCGGTGCGTGGCCGCCTGCGTCGTGAAGGGCACCTACATCCTCGAGAACGACAGAACCATGTGCAGGGTGCACGCGGAGGCGCTGGCTCCGCCGTGGTGGGAGAGCTTCCACTTCCGCCTCAGCGGCGTGCTCACGGAGGAATCCTTCAGGCGCAAGTGCGACAAGCTCATCTTCGGCGCCATCTATGAGAACGTCCCCGTGGCGGGCGGACGCCGCCACCCTTCTGCTCCGCAGTACATCGTGGCCTTCCGAGGGACTATGCTGCCGCATCCCAAGGCGATACACGACCTGTTCCTCGACTTCAAGATCATGGCCAACACGCTCTCGGACTCCAAGCGCTCCGAGCTCGCGCACCGGGCCGTGGACACGCTCCTCGCGACCATCGCCAGGGGCAAAGCCGGCTCCGAAGGCAGCGGCGTCGTGTGGCTCGCGGGGCACTCTCTCGGCGCGTCGCTGGCGCTGGAGGTGGGgcggaccatgatggcggagcaGGGCCGCAGCCTCCCGACCTTCCTCTTCAACCCGCCGCACGTGTCGCCCATTCCGGCGATCAACGTGATGCTCCCGTCGGAGGGGGTGAGGAGGGAACTGCTCGCCAAGAGCAACCTCGTCAAGGCCGGGCTCGGGCTGGTCCTCAGCCCCCATCGGAAGCGCATGGAGAGGTTGTTTGAGCGGCTGTCCCCGTGGGCGCCAAACCTGTACGTGCACGAGAGGGACGTCATCTGCCAGGGCTTCATCGGCTACTTCGAGCAGCGGCAGCAGCTGGAGGAGCGCTGCCGTGGCGCCAAATCGGCCACCACGCTGTCGTACCGCGACATGCTCTTCTCCGCGCTCGGCAAGGAGAAAGAGCGGCCGCACCTCCTGCCATCCGCGACGCTCTGGAAGAACTCGAGCATGGACAGAAACGCCAACTTACTCCAGCAGTCGTTGGCCGCACACGAGCTCCAGCAGTGGTGGAAATCGGACGCCGACCTCAGGCTGAGCGACAGACGTTATAGCTTCGCTTGA